In Terriglobales bacterium, the genomic window GTTCCTGTGGTCGGTGCTCTCGGATTTGTGGACGTATTCCGCCAACCGCATCGGCGAGGTCTGCGATTCGCTGGTGGAGATCGACCGCGCCATGCGCATGGGCTTCAACTGGGAGATGGGACCGTTCGAGTTGTGGGACGCGGCCGGCGTAGAGCCGACTGTGGCGCGCATGAAGAAAGAGGGGCGTCCGGTTGCCGCAAATGTCGAGCGCCTGCTCGCCTCCGGTAAGCCGACCTGGTACACGAACTCCACCGCGCCCTCCGGGGTGGCGTACTTCGATGTCGCCAATGCCGGCTACAAGGACCAGCAGGTCCGGCCGGGGATCTGGTCGGTGCAGGTGGTGAAGAAAGCCGGCGGCGTGGTCAAGAAAAATGCGGGCGCGACGCTGCTCGATTTGGGCGACGGCGTGGGCTGCATCGAGTTCCACACCAAGATGAATGCCATCGGCGGCGACATCATGCAACTGGTAACGCAAACGCTGAAGGCCGGCGGCGGGGGCGACAACTTCGACGCCTTCGTCATTACCAACGACGGCCAGCACTTCTCCGCCGGCGCCAACATCATGCTGCTGCTGATGGCGATCCAGGAGGAGGAGTGGGACGAGATCGACATGATCATTCGCCAGTTTCAAGGGATGACGCAGGCGATCAAGTTTTCTCCGAAGCCGGTGGTGGTGGCTCCGTTTGGCATGACGCTGGGAGGCGGTTGCGAAATTTCGCTGCATGGCGCGGCGCGGCATCCGCACGCCGAGTTGTACATGGGACTGGTCGAGGTAGGCGTCGGACTGCTGCCCGGCGGCGGCGGATGCAAGGAAATGACGCTGCGCGCCGTGGACGCGGCAGCGTCGATCAGGCCCGACGGACGCGGCGAGTCAGTGGAACTCATGGAGGCGATGAAAAAAGTGTTCGAGACGGTCGCCATGGCGAAGGTCTCAACCTCGGCGGCGGAAGCGCGCGGCTTCGGTTTCCTGTCCAACGCCGACCAGGTGACGATGAACCGCGACCGCGTGCTGGCGGACGCCAAGTCGCACGTAGTCGAACTACTGCGCTCCTACAAACCGCCGCGGCCTCGCACCGATATTCCGGCTCCGGGCGAGAGCATTTTGGCGACTTTGAAACTCGGCGTGCATCTGATGAGGCAAGCCGAATACATCAGCGACCATGAAGTGAAAATCGGAAACAAGGTAGCCGAAGTATTGTGCGGAGGTAACGTCACGCCCGGCACCCCGGTGGGTGAACAATACCTGCTCGACCTGGAGCGCGAGGCGTTCAAATCGCTCTGTGGCGAGAAGAAGACGCAGGAGCGGATTGCGTTCACGCTGAAAACGGGGAAGCCATTGAGGAACTAAAGCCGAGGATGGCCGATGGTCGATGGCCGATTAAAGGCTAAGAGCTATTTATGAGAGAAGTTGTTATCGCAAGTTCTGTTCGCACGCCAGTAGGAAAGGCTTACAAAGGCACGCTGCGCGCCACGCGCCCCGACGAACTCGGTGCTATCGCCATTCGCGGCGCGCTGGAAGGGGTGCCGCAACTCGATACCAAAGAAATTGAAGATGTCATCATGGGTTGCGCCATGCCCGAGGCGGAGCAGGGCATGAACGTCGCCCGGATTGCGTCGTTGCGCGCTGGCCTGCCGGTGGAATGCTCGGCCATGACCATCAACCGCTTCTGCTCCTCCGGGCTGCAGGCGATTGCCATGGCGGCGGAGCGGATCATGGCGGGTGGCGCGGAGGTAATCGTCGCCGGCGGCCTGGAATCGATGACCATGATTCCGATGGGCGGGCACAAGGTTTCGGCCAATCCCTGGCTGGTGGCAAATTATCCCGACGCCTACCTATCCATGGGCCTGACAGCAGAGAGGCTCGCAAAACGGTTCGGCGTCACGCGCGAGATGTCGGACGAGTTCTCGCTCAACTCGCACAAGAAGGCGCTGGCCGCGATCGAAGCCGGACGTTTTGAAGACGAGACCGTCCCGGTACCAGTCAGTTTCACTACTCCCAACGGCTCCAAGCCCAAGCGGCAGGAGATCATATTCAGGGTTGACGAAGGACCGCGCGCCGACACGACGATGGAAGCGCTGGGCGCACTGAAGGCCGCATTCCACGCGCACGGCATTGTAACCGCCGGCAATTCCTCGCAGATGTCAGATGGCGCGGCGGCGGCGGTGGTCATGTCCGCCGAGCGGGCGAAACAGCTCGGGATCCGACCGCTGGCGCGCTTCGTGTCGTTTGCCACCGCCGGCTACAAGCCGGAAGAGATGGGCGTCGGGCCGGTGTTTGCGATTCCCAAGGCGTTGAAGATCGCCGGCCTCAAGTTGTCGGATATCGACGTGGTTGAACTGAATGAAGCTTTTGCCGCTCAGGCACTTTGCGTGATCCAGGAAGCGGGGTTGGACCCTGGGCGCGTGAATCCGAATGGCGGCGCGGTCGCACTCGGGCATCCCCTGGGCTGCACCGGCGCCAAGCTGACGGCCACCATCATCCGCGAACTCAAACGGCGCAATGGACGCTACGGCATTGTGACCATGTGCGTCGGCGGCGGCATGGGCGCAGCGGGAATTTTCGAAAATGTTGGTTAGCCACAGAGAACACAGAGAGAAAAACAATGCAGGTCAACGACCTCACTCATGCCATCATCGGTGCGGCAATGAAAGTCCACACCGCACTCGGGCCGGGGCTGTTGGAAAATGCGTACAAAGTCTGCCTGATGCATGAACTTCGCTCCTCTGGAATAAAACTTCGGACAGAAGTTGAGCTTCCTGTCGTTTACAACGGTGTGCGAGTCGAATTGGGATACCGGCTCGACATGCTCGTCGAGGATCTGGTCATCGTGGAACTGAAATGTGTCGAGTCATTCACTCCCTTGCACAAAGGCCAATTGCTCTCCTACCTGAAGCTCAGCAACAAGAACGTCGGTCTTTTAATTAATTTCCAGACGGCTCATTTGAAGGACGGAATCCAACGGCTTGTCTACGGACGTGGTTGGGACAGGCCTGACTATTCTGCCTCTGTGGCCTCTGTGGCTAAGAATTAGGAAGGTTGAACATGGCGACAGCGACACCTGTATCGCGCAAAAAGGTTACCGGCGGAAGTTTCCTGATTGAAGAGCGAAACCTCGATGAAGTCTTTACGCCCGAGGATTTCACCGACGAGCACCTCCAGATCGCGGCGACCACCGACGAGTTCGCGCTCAAGGAAATCGCGCCGGCGGCCGAGAAACTGGAGAAAAAAGACTGGGCGCTCACCCGCGAACTGCTGAAGAAGGCCAGCGAACTGGGGCTGACCTCGGTGGAAATTCCCGAAGCCTATGGCGGCATGGACATGGACAAGGTCAGCGCGGCCATCGTCGCCGAGCACATCGCCAAGTATGGCAGCTTTGTGGTGACCTTTGGCGGGCACTCCGGCATCGGCACACTGCCGATCGTTTACTTCGGCACGGAAGAGCAGAAGCAGAAATACCTGCCCAAGCTGGCGACGGCGGAGTTTGTCGGCGCCTATGCATTGTCGGAGTCCTCCTCCGGTTCCGACGCGCTGAACTGCCGCACCAAGGCCGTGCTCTCGCCCGATGGCAAGCACTACATCCTGAACGGCGAAAAGATGTGGATCACCAACGCCAGCTTTGCCGACGTGTTCATCGTATTTGCGAAGGTGGATGGCGATAAGTTCACGGCATTCATCGTCGAGAAGACCTTTCCCGGTTTCGCCGTCGGCGCCGAAGAACACAAGATGGGCATTCGCGGATCATCCACCTGTCCGCTGATTCTCAACGACTGCAAAGTGCCGGTAGAGAACCTGCTCGGGGAAATCGGCAAAGGGCACATCATTGCCTTCAACATTCTGAACGTCGGACGCTTCAAGCTGGGAGCGGGATGCGTCGGCGGCACGCGCACCGCGCTGCAGGACGCCATCGCCTACGCCAAGCAGCGCAAGGCGTTCACGACTACGATCTCGCAGTTTGGGCTGATTCGCGAAATGATCGCCGACATGGCGGTGGACATCTGGACGGGCGAAAGCGCGGTGTATCGCACCGTCGGCATGATGGACGTCGCGCTCGGCGAAATCGACAAGCAGTCGCCCGAGGCGGCCAAGGAAATTCGCAAGGCCATCGAGGAGTACGCGGTCGAGTGCTCCATCATCAAGGTCTGGGGATCGGAAGCGCTGGACCGCGCGGTGGATACGACCGTGCAAGTGTACGGCGGCTACGGCTTCGTCGAGGAGTACCCGGCGGAGCGTGCCTACCGGGACTCGCGGGTGAACCGCATTTTCGAAGGCACGAATGAAATCAACCGGCTGATCATCACCGGCTTCCTGATGAAACGCGCCATGACCGGGCAGTTGCCGCTTATGCCTGCCATCAAGCGGCTCATGGATGAGGTGCTCGGCGGCCCGTCCATGTCGGAAACGCCGGAGGGTCCGCTGGGCGCCGAGAAGGCGATCTTGGCCAACGCCAAGAAAATCGCGCTGTTCACCGCCGGG contains:
- a CDS encoding acyl-CoA dehydrogenase family protein, producing the protein MATATPVSRKKVTGGSFLIEERNLDEVFTPEDFTDEHLQIAATTDEFALKEIAPAAEKLEKKDWALTRELLKKASELGLTSVEIPEAYGGMDMDKVSAAIVAEHIAKYGSFVVTFGGHSGIGTLPIVYFGTEEQKQKYLPKLATAEFVGAYALSESSSGSDALNCRTKAVLSPDGKHYILNGEKMWITNASFADVFIVFAKVDGDKFTAFIVEKTFPGFAVGAEEHKMGIRGSSTCPLILNDCKVPVENLLGEIGKGHIIAFNILNVGRFKLGAGCVGGTRTALQDAIAYAKQRKAFTTTISQFGLIREMIADMAVDIWTGESAVYRTVGMMDVALGEIDKQSPEAAKEIRKAIEEYAVECSIIKVWGSEALDRAVDTTVQVYGGYGFVEEYPAERAYRDSRVNRIFEGTNEINRLIITGFLMKRAMTGQLPLMPAIKRLMDEVLGGPSMSETPEGPLGAEKAILANAKKIALFTAGAASQKYMQKLVDQQEIMGALADIIIETYCMESAVLRAEKVSGRGNAELAIAMTQVYVARAMETIEAAARKVIAAIAEGDMLRTQMAILRRLLKYEPVNTIALREKIAARV
- a CDS encoding acetyl-CoA C-acyltransferase, yielding MREVVIASSVRTPVGKAYKGTLRATRPDELGAIAIRGALEGVPQLDTKEIEDVIMGCAMPEAEQGMNVARIASLRAGLPVECSAMTINRFCSSGLQAIAMAAERIMAGGAEVIVAGGLESMTMIPMGGHKVSANPWLVANYPDAYLSMGLTAERLAKRFGVTREMSDEFSLNSHKKALAAIEAGRFEDETVPVPVSFTTPNGSKPKRQEIIFRVDEGPRADTTMEALGALKAAFHAHGIVTAGNSSQMSDGAAAAVVMSAERAKQLGIRPLARFVSFATAGYKPEEMGVGPVFAIPKALKIAGLKLSDIDVVELNEAFAAQALCVIQEAGLDPGRVNPNGGAVALGHPLGCTGAKLTATIIRELKRRNGRYGIVTMCVGGGMGAAGIFENVG
- a CDS encoding GxxExxY protein — encoded protein: MQVNDLTHAIIGAAMKVHTALGPGLLENAYKVCLMHELRSSGIKLRTEVELPVVYNGVRVELGYRLDMLVEDLVIVELKCVESFTPLHKGQLLSYLKLSNKNVGLLINFQTAHLKDGIQRLVYGRGWDRPDYSASVASVAKN
- a CDS encoding 3-hydroxyacyl-CoA dehydrogenase NAD-binding domain-containing protein, coding for MIKRIDKVAVLGAGTMGARIAAHLANAGVPSYLMDIVPPDADGEARNHIAASGLQAARKSKPAAFFEPSLAHLVTIGNFEDNMKFIAESDWVIEAVVENLEIKRSLLKKVEEARRPGTIMTTNTSGLPVGKIAEGFSDDFRRHWFGTHFFNPPRYMRLLEVIPTPDSDPAAVEAISHFCDVLLGKGIVVSKDTPNFIANRIGTFSALNVMRLMQEMDLTIEEVDALTGSAVGWPKMGTFRLADMVGLDILGHVVSNMTNNLKDERSDLKLPDFFQALIERKWLGDKTKGGFYKKAKSAEGKEDDRLGLDWKTLEYRPRQKPKFPTLEMAKQIDDTSQRLRTLLGLDGGGPQKGDKAGQFLWSVLSDLWTYSANRIGEVCDSLVEIDRAMRMGFNWEMGPFELWDAAGVEPTVARMKKEGRPVAANVERLLASGKPTWYTNSTAPSGVAYFDVANAGYKDQQVRPGIWSVQVVKKAGGVVKKNAGATLLDLGDGVGCIEFHTKMNAIGGDIMQLVTQTLKAGGGGDNFDAFVITNDGQHFSAGANIMLLLMAIQEEEWDEIDMIIRQFQGMTQAIKFSPKPVVVAPFGMTLGGGCEISLHGAARHPHAELYMGLVEVGVGLLPGGGGCKEMTLRAVDAAASIRPDGRGESVELMEAMKKVFETVAMAKVSTSAAEARGFGFLSNADQVTMNRDRVLADAKSHVVELLRSYKPPRPRTDIPAPGESILATLKLGVHLMRQAEYISDHEVKIGNKVAEVLCGGNVTPGTPVGEQYLLDLEREAFKSLCGEKKTQERIAFTLKTGKPLRN